The genomic segment GTGTGATGTGGTCGTTTCGAATAAGATAGAACACCTGCGTCTTATCAATGTAACGGGTGTAAGCCAGAGAATGAAGGATTCGATCCACATCCAGTGAAAAGGCCTGACGATAATCGGATGCCAACTGCTTTTCAGGCCGTCGCCGCACGCCCAGGCGGCTGGGCGTAGCCGCATTCGCCATAAACCCGGTTTCCCGCTCATCCAGAGCCGTTCGAATCTCCGCCAACGGCGGACCATCCCCTTTTTCAAAATTAAATTTCTTCATTTTCAATCAATTGCTCCATTAACCGCCAATAATCAATACCCGCTTTCCGGAAGCCCTCCTTTCCATATTTCATATTGGCTTCAAGTACATAATAGGTTCCTTCATGACAACAGATATCGATGCCGACATCATCCCAACGGCATTCCCGGGCCGTGCGCCGTGCAAGATTCAACGCCTCCTCGGGCACGGGATTCATCAGGATGTTTCCCCCCACCGCCACATTGCTTCTGAAATCTCCTTCAGGAGCGACCCGCCAGTAACTGTGAACCACCCGTGAGCCGATCACGACAATCCGCATATCCCGATCAATGGGCAGATAGGTCTGAATATAAGCCAGATCCGTGTCAGCCAGATAAGCCTGTAATTCGTCGGTAGTGGAAATGAGATAAACGCCCCTGCCCATGGCAGACCCACGGGGTATTTTCCCGATAAAAGGGAAATCGAAATGTTCCGTTATTTTTTGTTGTTGTTTCTTTCCATAATAAAAACGGGTTTTGGGGTGTTGAATTCGAAGCAATTGGAACAAGGTGCTTTGTCTGATTTTATCCTGAACGCATTTATACGTGTGATAGCTGGGAAATGTCCGGATTCCGGCGGTTTCAAATAAATCCGCGTAAAAGGATGAGGGGTAATAGATCTTTTTTGCAGATCGAATCATTCGGGCTTCTTCAGGGCTGTAATCTGAAAAATTCGGTTTTACGCCCAGGGTGACCACATTGCGGCATTCGCGCAGCCTGGCTTCCAATGCAATCACTTTTCGTTCCAAGGGGTGACTCATCCATACGCCTGTAGTTATAACGATGCCAATAGGGTATCCACACATTTCGCCAGGGCGACGGAAAACGCGCTTCGGGGGTCGTGACCGATGATGGGCACACCCGTGTCACAGGCCTGGACCACCTTGGGATCAAATGGAAGCGTCCCTAAAAAATTGATGGACTCGCTCAGGGCCATTTTCTTTCCACCGCCCTCCTGAAACGGCGCAATGATCCGGTTACAGCAGGGGCAGGGAAAAGGTCCCATATTTTCCACCATGCCCGCGATATCCAGCCGCACGGTCCGGCAAAAGTTAATGGACTTTCGAACATCCGCGAGGGCGACTTCCTGCGGAGTCGTCACGATCACGGCTTTGGCCTCGGGAATCGACTGTACGACACTCAGCGGTTCATCCCCGGTGCCCGGCGGCGCATCAATCACCAAAAAGTCGAGTTCGCCCCACTGGACATCGCTGATGAACTGGCGAATCACACCGTGCTTTGCCGGACCACGCCAAATGACCGCCCGATCCCTGTCCGGCAAAAGGGATTGCATAGAAATAACTTTTACATTGTCTTGGGTTAATTTCGGTATCACTCTGCGTTTATTGGTGATTTCCAGCAAACCCGTCAGCCCCATCATACCGGCAATGCTCGGGCCATGCAAATCCACATCCATCAAGCCGACGCGATACCCCCTTCGCCCCAGTTCCACGGCCAAATTACACGCCACACTGCTTTTTCCCACACCGCCCTTTCCGCTCATCACCATAAGTTTGTGCCGAATATGGGCAAGGGGTTTTTCCAAGACCGCTTTTTGAAGCGCGGCGGCGGCGCCCCCGCTGCAACCGCCACTGCTGCAATTGTTTTCCTGTTTATGATTGTCTGTCATTATTCTATCTCCCGGTATCTAATATCATCTTTCAATTCAATGGGGACGATATAACGAATAGATCCGACGTTATATCGGGGTTTGCCCAAAACCGCTCCGTGTCGATAATCACCCGAACGTCCTCCCCGGTGCTCAATGTAATCCGCTTGGAAATGTTGTAACTATCTTCTTTCTTTGGATTGTCCAGTTCTGCACGCCAGATGAGCCGCCCGTTATCCTTACTGCGCTCAACCTTTCTGATCGCGGCGCGCCGAGGATCCAAATAGATTCTATCCTGAAACGCCTCCTCAGTATCCCATAGGACCAGAACGGCCTCATGCGACTCATCCTTTTCCATACGGGCCATCATCCCCTCATTTGGCGGCTTTGGCCGGCCACTAAACAAAGCGAACACATCCTGCGCATTGATCGGAATGTTGATAAACTTCTTGAAGCCCGAAGCGTCGGCGCGTCGCTTGATAAGCTTGCCGTCATTATGGGTCAGAAAATAGTAATGACTGCCGTCACATGCAATACTGGCCACCGGCTGACCCGCCAGGCCCATGAGTTGAATTCTGAGCTGATCGGGCGCCTTTGCCGCCCAAGCCGCCCGAAAACGCTGTTTGCGTTCGCCCTGCAACATGCTGATGGTGCCGATGCCCTTAAAGGTAACCAGCGTCTTATTCACATTGCCTAACGAGGCCTGCAATGCGGCTGCTTCCGTGAAGGATTCATCCGCTTTCCGGTCAGGCGCCTTTTGTGTTAACGTAGCGCAACCGGTGAAAAAAAAAGTTGCCGCCAAAAGGGCGACAACGAATCGAACCCGGGGACTACCATATGTTCTCAATCTCAGTTTTCCTTATTTTTTCAAGAACCGAATTTTTTCTTTGATTGCTTGTTGATTCTTATTTTCTTTCAATAGCGACCGTTCATATAATTCTATCGCTTTTTTTTTGTTATTGACTTTGAGGTAGGCATCTCCAAGATGCTCTAAGATGATCGGGTCTTCCGGCACCAGGGAAACAGCCGCTTCCAAAACATTTACAGCTTTTTCAAATTGGCCTTTTTTATAATACACCCAGCCGAGCGTGTCCGTAATATAGCCGTCATCAGGCTGGCTTTCCATGGCCCTGAGAGCAAGTGTTTCTGCCTGGTCCAGCTCGATGCCCATTTCAGCGTAGGTGTATCCCAGATAATTTAAGGCACCGGCATGCTTGGGGTCTAACGCGATGGCTTTTTTCATTTCCTCGATACAAGCCTTGCGGTTTCCCCGTTTGTCATAGAGCACGCCCATGCGAAAATGAATGTTGGCATTGTCCGGATCTATCTCAAGCCCTTTTAGAAACGCGGCTTCGGCTTCATCATAATTTTCCGTCTCCTCATAAAACGAGCCGAAATAGAGCAGCAATTCCGAATTCGGCGCGATGGTTGATAATGCCGCCTTGATTACGGCGATCGCTTCCGGAATATCGCCCAGCTCCTGAAAGATAAACGCCATATGCACAACGGCATTCTGGTAAAAGCGGGAACTCGGCTTCACTTTTCCTAAATACCCGATAGCAGCGGTTTTGTCCTGTCTTTCATCCTGAGTGACACCTAACAGATAATGAATATCCGAGCTTTCCGGCGCCCCCTTGAGCATCCCTTCCAAAAGGACCGCCGCATCATCAAATGCCTCCTGCTCAATGTATTGCCGCGCAAGAATGGGAATGACCGTTCGATCGGTTTCGCTGCGCAGACCCAGATTCAAAAGAATTTCATTCGCCCGGTTCCGCTTTCCGCCTTTTTGATAAAAAAGCGCCAGTTCCATCATGATTTCAATATTATCCGGATTCTTTTTCAGGATATCTTCATAAACAGCAAGCTTTTTATCCAGTCGCCCCTGTTTGTCGTAAAGCTTGATCAACTCGTAATTCGGCTCTTCCAACTCCGGCGCCAATTCAAGGGTCTGAAGAAATTTTTCCTCGGCAGCGGCCACGTTGCCTTGTTCGGCAAGAATCTTGCCGAGAAAAAAATATCCCAGGTAGGACGCCGGGTACTTGGCCACCAGCCGCTCATAAGTGCTTAAGGCTTTATCCAATTGACCGGCATCGATGTAAATCTTTCCCAGCAGGACATAAACATCCTCGCGTGTCGGATCTACGGCAATGACGCGCTCATAAGCGCGCTGAGCGGCCTCCATGCGGTTCAGGCTCTGATTGATGCGGCCGATCATCATCAAGCTCTCAATATGCGGCGGAACTTTTTCAAGCACACCTTCAAGAACGAGAAGCGCACCTTCCTGATCCTGTTGCGAGAGAAGCAACATCGCCAGTTCGTACTTGAGAAAGCTTGTCTGAGGGTCCACCTCAATGGCCTTTTTCATCAGCACTATGGCGCGATCCAACGCACCGTTTTTCTTTTCAAGCTGAGCGGCCGTAAAAAGGTAATAGGCCGCACCCGATGGCCTCTCTTCGACGGAAGCTTCCGAAGAAAAATTCGTTCGCGTCGGTATCGAACCGCATCCGAATAACCCAACAATCAGCGCCGTAACAGCAAGCCTCTTGATTCTTCCTACCCACAATGTTCTCATATACAATGACTTATCTTTTGCCTGCCTCATCCGGCGACTTACCGGTGCGCCCTGCACCATGCAACCATTGCTTTTTTACTCACCGCTCTGGGAATACGCCTGATAGTCGGGAATTTCTTGTTTGAAAAAACTTCTCATCTTTTTAATGACGTTCTTTTCAACCTGCCGTACACGCTCTCTTGATATGCCGTAACGATCCCCGATATCCTGAAGCGTTACCGGCGAATCCGAGAAGATGCGCAGATCAAAAATTTCCAGTTCCCTCGGCGTCATCTTTTTTCGAAATTCGGTAATTTTATCATGAAGCATCGCCTCCATCTGCTTTTTGGCAACCTGGTCTTCTACGGATTCGACCTCAGCGCTTAAAAAATCCATACGCTCAGTATCGGAGTCGTTCTTCAACGGCGAATCCAATGACACATCCCAGCTGTCAAGCCGCTGATCCATATCAACGATTTCTCGTTCCGAAACCCCCAATCTTTCAGAAAGCAACTTCGGTTTCGGATCAAAGCCTTCATCAATCAGCTGTTGTTTTTCCTTTTTTAACTTAAAAAACAGTTTTCGTTGGCCCTGGGTTGTCCCGATTTTGACCAAGCGCCAATTATCCATAATAAACTTTAGAATATAGGCCTTTATCCAAAATGATGCATAGTACGAAAACTTAACGTTCTTATAAGGATCGAATTTTTTAACCGCCTGCATGAGCCCGATATTTCCCTCCTGAATCAGGTCCAGGAGGTTTTGCATCCATATTCGCTGAAATTCAAGCGCGATTTTTACGACCAGCCTCAGATTGGATGTAACCAAGACATAGGCCGCATCGCGATCCTCCAGCTCTATAACCCTCCGAGCATATTCTCTTTCCTCTTCTCTGGTCAGCAACCGGTATCGACTTAATTCCTTAAGATAACGCTGCAGCGGATCATATTTCACGATGGCTGTATCATCGGTTACGCCCGAAGTCTTGGTAATTTTCTTTTTTACTTCGACATGATCGGGGCTGTCGATGAAATCGGAATCCACCGTGTCATCTGAATCTTCCGCCGGTTCCGCCTCTAAATCATTCTCCGCTTCCATAAGGCGCTCCGATGCCGACCGATTATTCTCCGGCTTGTTTTGATAAGCTTTTTTCATGGTCTATTCCAAAAATTTTTTATGGACAAGGCCTCGCACCTATGTTAGACGTCCATCCAATGTTTCTGCCTGCGCCTGTAGCTCAGATGGATAGAGCAACGGACTTCTAATCCGTAGGTCAGGGGTTCGAATCCCTTCAGGCGTGCCAACGCAATATAATAGTTTCAACAGGTTAAACGCCTTTCAACCGCTTTTGAAGGGCGTTTCTCGTTCCGCGGCAACCACATGTCAGCGTTTTTTTAAGACTTAAAACCATCAAATCCCCTTTTCGAAACCAAAGTAGAGATATCTTATCTGCATGGGCATAGGGTGTCAAGCCGCTGCTTTTTTCTCGGTTTGCCGGTTGGCGGGCACGCATGGCCTTTCCACTGTTGACCGACAAAGAGATGTTCCGCTCAGGCGAGCCGAATCCAACCGAACCATGTGTTGCGTCTAAAAAATGCAAAAGGCAGCGCTGAATAACGCTGCCTTTCTCTTTAAGCAACTTGAGTTGTTATTTACTCACCACGGTTTTGAGTGGTAGACCCGCCGCCATCGGTTCCGGTTGAGCCTTGCCCTTTACTCCCGCGATTTTGGTCACCGCCGGCATAAAGTATCGATGAAAAAATGAGCATAAAAGCCACCATAAACCCAAGAATTTTTTTCATGATTTGTCCCCCTCTGAATTGAATCGCCCTACCGGTTGTCAATCCGGCACCCTTTTTAAGTTGCAGACCGCACTGAATATTAATTAGCATATCGCGATCCGTGCTTATCTGTCAATTTTTCATTTTTTATTTGAAAGTCTTTATTTTTTGTAACGAATAGCCGGTACTCAACAGAATTGAGCTTCAATTTGACATAACAATACAACCACATGACGGCACTCAAATAAAAATAGGGGGGTGCGATCAATGCCCCTTTATGCTAAAATAAAAAATTGGAAACAACCATCAGCAACCTGCTGCCCAAACCAGCTCTCTTTCAAGAGGAGGTAGGAGATCATGCCGAAACCGAAAAACGCTATCACCATTTTTCAACTCCTGGATAAATCCAACTGCCGGGAATGTGGAGAGAAAACCTGTATGGCGTTTGCCGGTGCTGTATTCACCGGGCGGCGTCATCTGCATGAATGCCCGAAACTGGACCCAAAAGTCGTTGAAGCCCATTCCGAAGCGGTTCAACAGGCCTTCGATGCGGAGCAAAACCGTGAGGAATATCTGGACCAGCTTAAGAATCAACTCAAGGAGATTGATCTGGAAGCGGCTGCCCGGCGCACCGGCGGGCGCTTTGAAAACGGCCGGCTCACGATTAAAGTCATGGGAAAAGATTTCAGCGTCACCGCCGCAGGGACGTTTTCAACGGATATTCATGTCAACCCATGGGTAGCCGCACCGCTTCTTTATTACGTGTTGCATGGAAAGGGGCTGTCTCCCGCCGACGACTGGCGTTCATTTCGGGAACTTGAGGGCGGAAGGGAACGTTACCCGCTGTTTCAGAAGCGCTGCGAAGAACCCATCAAACAGGTAGCCGATAGCTACACCGATCTTTTTAACGATATGGTGCATATCTTCAGCGGCAGGCAGGTGGAACAGCAGTTTGAATCCGATATTTCCGTCGTGTTGCATCCGCTGCCGAAGGTGCCGCTGATGGTGTGTTACTGGCTGCCCGAAGAGGGAATGCAATCCAGTCTCAATCTGTTTTTTGACCGGACTGCCGATCAAAACCTGGATATCGGCTCAATCTTCAGCATCGGCGCCGGACTGGCCCAAATGTTTGTCCGAATGGCTCAGCGTCATGGATTTGCGCTTACCCTGTAGCTGGTTCCACCGAATGGTGACCCCAAAAATCATTAAGAATCATTGGACAGGAATTGTCAGGCGCGCCGTATGATCAACAGTCTTGAAGTCTTTGCCGGCAGGTTGGGCGCACATTGATAATTGTAACCGATAGTGATTTAAATATAAGGTATCATCCTTCCGCTATCCCTGCTTTTATTCAACTTATTTGCCGCTGAATAAAAATGAGTAACGAGACGGACCATCGCAGACCAAATCGACATGAATATACTTGGATTTGGTGTATGCCAGCAGCCCCTCAACACCCAACTCCGTGCCCAAGCCGCTTTGCTTCCAACCGGAAAAGGGCGTGTTGCACCCCTGAGTATGCCAGGTATTGATCCAGACAGTCCCGGTGCGCAGTCGTTTTGCCACACGCACCGCGCGGGCATAATTTGTGGAAAACACACCGCCGGCCAATCCGTAGATGGTGTCATTGGCCATTTGAATCGCCTCCTCTTCCGTCTCATAGGGGATAACCGAGAGGACCGGTCCGAAAATCTCCTCGCGGGCGATTTTCATATCATTGTTAACATCGGCAAAAATGGTGGGACCCACCCAGAACCCTTTGTCAAAAGGCTTTCCCATCAACGGTTTACCGCCGTATACCAGTCGAGCCCCTTCTTCTATTCCCGCCTGAATATAGGCGTCGATGGTCTCTTTCTGTGCGCGGGAGAAGATAGGTCCCATAGTGGTGGCAGGATCAGTCGGATCGCCGACAACGACCTTCGATGCGCGGTCCGCCAAACGCATGAGAATTTCCTCGTATTTGCTCTTCGGCGCAAACATCCGCGTTCCGGAAATGCACACTTGGCCGCTATGAAACAGAAACCCAAACAAGGACGCATCAATGGCAAGATTCAGATCCGCATCGTCCAGGATAATATTGGCCGACTTGCCGCCCAATTCCAAAGAAACCACTTTAATGGTGGGTGCCGCTAGCGCCATAATACGCCTACCGACTTCCGTAGAGCCGGTAAACGCCACTTTGTCGACCAAGGGATGGGCGGCCAGGGCCTCTCCCGCTACCCGGCCGCTTCCGGTGATGACGTTAAATACACCCGGCGGCAGGATATTGGCTTTCTGCATCATTTGGCCGAATACCATCATGGACAGCGGCGCTTCACTGGGCGGTTTGATGATAATCGTATTGCCGGCAGCCAACGCGGGTGCAATCTTCAGAAACCCCAGAACAAACGGAAAATTCCAAGGCGTAATCCCTACGCAAACGCCATGCGGCTTTCGCTGAACAAACCCATGGCTGTAAGGGGCGGCATCATCACTCAGGGGGGAAACATGTCCAATATCATATCTTACCGGCGAGCGGATCAGATCGGCGTAATAGGTTAAAAGCTGCTGGGGCATTCCGATTTCCACAAAGGCTTTCATGGCGGTCGCACCCGTTTCTTTTGTCACAATATCCATCAGTTCTTGCTGATTCTCGGCCAATAGCGCCACCATGCGCATTAACGCCTCAGCACGTTGGGCTGGAGTCGAATGGCTCCATACGCCGCTGTCAAACGCCCTGCGTGCCGCTTTCACGGCCGCTTCGACGTCTTCCACTGTAGCTGCGGGAACCATCCCGATCACTTCTTCATTGGCCGGGTTAATGACGGTGATAGTCTTTTTGGATGAACTCCCAACCAGTTTTCCATCAATGCACATTAAAGGACAAAGGTTCTTGTCTGGCATTTTTCAGCTTCTCCAATTTGTTTGGGAAAAATTTTTTTTAGTTATAGGCATGACTGGGCGCTAATGACATTGCGTTAAAAGCTGTCAAGGCATCCCAAATCCGAAATCGCCGCCGCAATTCGTTGAATATTGGTAAGGGTCGTCTCTTCTGTCTGCATGTTCGGCAGAAGCGGAGAGTGGCACAGGGTGATGGTCCAGTTCCAAAACGCCTGAAGAATTTGCTGTCGATAAAGATTCCAGCTTTGATTCAGGTCCAGCCGAACCCCCGTATGTTCGTGCAATCGATCAAGATAGCGAGCCAGCAGATCCTTTTCCCAGGCCCGGCGGTTTTCAGTGGTCAGCCCGGCGGAAACGGCAAAAGCAACATCCCTCGCCCAATGCCCTTTTGAGGCGCATTGCCAGTCACAGAGCGCCATTTTGCCAGCACCCGTCTGATACCAATTGCCGATATGAACATCGGAATGAAGCAGGCATTTGGGATGCGCGCCGTGAATCGTCAATCCCTTCATGATGGCCGGCCACACTTCATGCCGTCTGGCCATCAGATCGCCGGGAATCATGTGCGCGGCTTCGTCAAACGCCTTGTCCGTGTAATATTCGACCCGCATTTTTTTGGCACCGATTTTGAACCAGGTCTGGTAGTCGGCGAGCCATCGAAAACGCGTCTCAAGCGTTTGATCCCCGTAAAAGCGCGCATGCAGCAAGGCCAGCAGGTCGATCATGTCTTCCGCCATTTCGCGGGTCACATTGGTTTTATAATTGCAAAACGTTGCGTTTTTCGTTGCAACAAGATCTTCCATCAACAAAACGGCGGCAAAGCTTCGCCGGTCAAAAGCGGCATGATAACCGATCGGCGCCTCGATATTCAGCAGGGGACGAATCTCGGTAAAAAACCGGCCCTCGACCAGGGAGGTATTGTTGAACCCCCCGATCATGCGGTTGGTGAGCGTGGGCAGCGATTTGGTAAAAATGGATTTCGGCAGATTCGCCTTCAGGCCCTCGTCGTTATAGGTTAACTTAAGGCGGTGGCGGGTGTGGGTTCCGGTGCTTGAGCCGGTGATGTCCATTCGGGTGACCCGGGCACCCGGAACGTCTTTGCAAAGGGCCGCCGTAAGCCACTCGGGCGTGATCGCCTCAACCGAACAGGGAACATCTTCAATCCGTCTGGCCTTTGGCCGGGTTATTCTTTCCAAACACATAAATCCCGCGATTTTTAGCGCAGTGAGAACGGTGTTATTGGTGTGTTTTGACATTTGGGGAATCTTCTCCTTTTAAAAAATTTCATAGTCTATCGTTACGAATATTGGGGCAATACCCTGATCCGGCAAAGCCGGATGCTGGGATGCTGGAATGCATAAAAGCCATCTTTCACCTTCGGCGAATATACACGCAAAAGCGTGCATGTTTCTTGTAAAGGGCCTATGAATCAGGCCCCGTCAGTCCTTCGCCTATCAGCGTTTCGATGGATGGAATCTCCGTTGAAAACGGCTCCCACCCCTGACCGTTGACCCAGGCGCGCTCCCGAAGCAGTTGCTCTTTTGCCGCCGTTAACACTGTCCGGCTGATACGGTGAATACTTTCAGCATGCTCCGATTCGGCATAAACGGCTTGAATCAGTTGGCCGACCTTTTCCCGCAGGCTGAAAATCGCCGCTTCAAGCGCCAAAGGTTCTGCTTTGGCGCGATCGAGCACCTCTTCCCCGGCCTGAGTACTGGCAACCAGCGATTGCAACCTCTTCGGCATACCGGGTTCATTTTCAAGTTGATCTCTCAATGCGTTTGCCAACTTAATCAATCGCGAAAGCTCAACGCAGTCGTAACGGTAGATGAGCGGAAGTTGCTGAGCGAGCAGATTCAGCATTCCGAGAACCAGTTGCGCTTGCTCCTGTGCCATCTTGTTTTCCGTGTCCACTGCGGGAATAATCACGTCTTTCATGGTTTTAAGGATGCTTTGAATTTGAAATGCCGGTCGGAGCTCCATATCAGATCACCTCCTCAAGTTGAAGTCGCAGGGTTTCCAGAATCTTGTAGGAAATGCCGAGAAGCCACGCTTGAAGAATATCCTGGTGGGTTTTGCCGCCGCGGGATATGCGGTAATTGGTGCCAAGCGTATAAACCGCCGCCTTGCATGACCCCATGATTCTGTAAAAGTCCACCGCCTTGCGATTAACGGACACCCCGGACGCTTTCTCATATGCCTCGTAAAATTCCGATTCCGTCATCAGACCGCATACCAGAAAGGTTTTGCCGTCCGCATCCATATTGCCAAACACCTTCTGAAAAGTATAGGCGATATCCTCATGCCGGTCCCCCAAATGGGCCAATTCCCAGTCAAGAATCGCGGTAATTTGGCAATCATGCTCGGTATAAAGATAATTTCCGGTCCGATAATCTGAATGGATAACGGAAATGGTCTCTGCCGGCGGCATGTTCTTGCGCATCCATGCGATTGCGAGACGCAACAGCGGCACATCCTCGTTACTATCCTCTTCCCACAGCCGCTCCAACCAATTCAACTGCCACTCTGCCGCTTGCGTGCCGGGAGCGGAGACATCGAATGCGCCGAGATCGGCTTGACGCCAGTCGTAACGGTGGATCTGCGTATAGTACGTTATAAACTGAGGAATCAGCTTCGATCGAATCTCAGGGGTGAATTGGGTGCCGACCCCCGAAACCGTCCCGGCGCCTCCCGATGGCTTGGTCACACCCGGAATAAATCCGTATATAATAGCCGGGTATGGAAGGTATTTCCCTTCCTCGTCAATCCCATAGACAGGCGGCACCGGAATGTGGCCTTCAAATGCCTTAATTATTTGAAACTCCCGAAGCCGACTGGTTTCATTGATGGATTCAGCCGGTTCCATGCGCAGAACCATCGGTGTTGACACCCGGCCGACACCGGGCTGCTGCCAGGTGAGCTTGAATGCCATTTGCAGCTTGGATGCGCCCCCCGTCAGCCAGGACGGCTCCGACAGGCGGAACTCTCCGTCGATTTCCGATCGAAGCAAGCCTTCTATGCCCTTAACCAAGGTCTCAAGTTGAACCGGTGTATAGGGCGGCCCGGCGCGGCGAAGAAGCTTGCGCCTCAGCACGCGGTTTATTTCCCTTTCACAGGGGAATCGTTTTTCCAGGTGCGCTATCCATTCGACAGGGGGACGGCTTTTGTCTATCGTTTGCATGCTGTTATTTCTCCTATCTTGCCTTATCCGTCAGAACGCCGCCGGCTTATTGTTGAAAATCATTTCTTCGGCTGCAGAAGCAGGGTGTTTGCCATTCGCCTGTCATAGGCCGGGCCAGGTCTCAGAGAATCGAGGCGAAACCCCTGCTCAGCCATGCCGTACCCCATGGTTCCATCGCTGAGCCGGTATTCCATCATTTGTTGAACCTGCATAAAGGTGTCGCACGAATAAGGCCATGAATAAAGCGATTTCCCCGTATACTCCCACATTCGGTCGTTGGTATCCCAGAACTTCCAATGCAGCGACCGAATCGTCACGCCGTCTTCCGCATACGCATTCCGGTCTTCAAAGCGTTTGACACGAACCCATTGCTTGCCGTCATGTAGCATTTTCATAAAGGAGTTCCGGCCGTCTGCGGAAATGGCATGAATACCGGAAAAGGCAACGCCATTTGAAAACACCGGCCATGTCATGCCGTAGTAAAGCACCGAATCCCAGTTTCGCGGCCCCACACTCACGTCCCGGAACCCATCGCCGTCAATGTCGATGCGTTTGCCGCCGTCATAAGTGATCGAGCCGGTGAAACGACAGGTTCCTTCCATGTGCACATGGGTCATTTCCTTGGACAAAGTCCCCTCTTCATCATCACTCAGGGCAATACAGTCCACCATCGGATGCAGTTCTTCGGCGAGAAGATTCAGGCTGAAGTTCCGGCTTGAAAACTCAATGCGCACCGTCTTTAGTGGCTCCAAGGACGTCACGCGTATGCCCGCCACTTCAACGCCGTTATCTATTCTTTTCGATGTATAGGGAAGATTTTGATTGTTCCGCAGATACAGCGGCTTGCCATCAATAAAAAAAATGAGCCAGTTGTTCGATTCCTTTAGATTCTCCAACAAGCCGATTCGGATATGACCGGCAACTTTGTTTTTTGAATCATAGATATGAAATACAAGACTTTGATTCCAAAACAGATCATCGCCATGCCAATATCCTTCGGGATTCCGGTTGGATTGGTTCATGCTCGTCCCCCTTTAGCGCCTTATGGCGTTATACCCGTCAAAAAAAAGTAAGCAATTTAATGCATTATATATTTTTAACGAAACTTCGCGAGCAACCGAGATGCCTCCACCGGATCAAGCAGTTCGTTTTTCTGCTCGTTTTCGGGCTTTTGCTTAAGACGCAAAGCCTCCACCGGGCAAACGGTAACACATACCCCGCACCCGATGCAGCGATTGCGGTCCACCACGGCGCAATTATCCTCACCGATTGAAAGCGCACCTGTTTGGCACCGCTCAATACAGGTCTCGCAACCCGAACAAAGATCGGGATCAACCTCCGCGTAATAGTTGGCCGCAATTCCCTCAAGCACCAGGGATCGCATATTGAGCGCCCGAAGACTGACACAGCAACATTCGCAGCAGTGGCAAACAACGATTGAATTTTTGATGTTGTTCGAAAGCGTGACCAGGCCCGCTTCATCACACCGGTCCTGAATTTCGAGCGCTTCTTCCCGGCTGATATATCTTCCCTGTTGGTTTTCAACAAAATAATCCGCATACCAGTCAAAAATCATGCAGGTTTCAAGCGGTTTTCCGCACCCTTCCCCAACGAGAATTTTTTGTTTTCGGCAGATACATTCCGCAATCGCGATT from the Desulfobacterales bacterium genome contains:
- a CDS encoding RimK family alpha-L-glutamate ligase, translated to MSHPLERKVIALEARLRECRNVVTLGVKPNFSDYSPEEARMIRSAKKIYYPSSFYADLFETAGIRTFPSYHTYKCVQDKIRQSTLFQLLRIQHPKTRFYYGKKQQQKITEHFDFPFIGKIPRGSAMGRGVYLISTTDELQAYLADTDLAYIQTYLPIDRDMRIVVIGSRVVHSYWRVAPEGDFRSNVAVGGNILMNPVPEEALNLARRTARECRWDDVGIDICCHEGTYYVLEANMKYGKEGFRKAGIDYWRLMEQLIENEEI
- a CDS encoding Mrp/NBP35 family ATP-binding protein is translated as MTDNHKQENNCSSGGCSGGAAAALQKAVLEKPLAHIRHKLMVMSGKGGVGKSSVACNLAVELGRRGYRVGLMDVDLHGPSIAGMMGLTGLLEITNKRRVIPKLTQDNVKVISMQSLLPDRDRAVIWRGPAKHGVIRQFISDVQWGELDFLVIDAPPGTGDEPLSVVQSIPEAKAVIVTTPQEVALADVRKSINFCRTVRLDIAGMVENMGPFPCPCCNRIIAPFQEGGGKKMALSESINFLGTLPFDPKVVQACDTGVPIIGHDPRSAFSVALAKCVDTLLASL
- a CDS encoding tetratricopeptide repeat protein, which translates into the protein MRTLWVGRIKRLAVTALIVGLFGCGSIPTRTNFSSEASVEERPSGAAYYLFTAAQLEKKNGALDRAIVLMKKAIEVDPQTSFLKYELAMLLLSQQDQEGALLVLEGVLEKVPPHIESLMMIGRINQSLNRMEAAQRAYERVIAVDPTREDVYVLLGKIYIDAGQLDKALSTYERLVAKYPASYLGYFFLGKILAEQGNVAAAEEKFLQTLELAPELEEPNYELIKLYDKQGRLDKKLAVYEDILKKNPDNIEIMMELALFYQKGGKRNRANEILLNLGLRSETDRTVIPILARQYIEQEAFDDAAVLLEGMLKGAPESSDIHYLLGVTQDERQDKTAAIGYLGKVKPSSRFYQNAVVHMAFIFQELGDIPEAIAVIKAALSTIAPNSELLLYFGSFYEETENYDEAEAAFLKGLEIDPDNANIHFRMGVLYDKRGNRKACIEEMKKAIALDPKHAGALNYLGYTYAEMGIELDQAETLALRAMESQPDDGYITDTLGWVYYKKGQFEKAVNVLEAAVSLVPEDPIILEHLGDAYLKVNNKKKAIELYERSLLKENKNQQAIKEKIRFLKK
- a CDS encoding RNA polymerase factor sigma-32; this translates as MKKAYQNKPENNRSASERLMEAENDLEAEPAEDSDDTVDSDFIDSPDHVEVKKKITKTSGVTDDTAIVKYDPLQRYLKELSRYRLLTREEEREYARRVIELEDRDAAYVLVTSNLRLVVKIALEFQRIWMQNLLDLIQEGNIGLMQAVKKFDPYKNVKFSYYASFWIKAYILKFIMDNWRLVKIGTTQGQRKLFFKLKKEKQQLIDEGFDPKPKLLSERLGVSEREIVDMDQRLDSWDVSLDSPLKNDSDTERMDFLSAEVESVEDQVAKKQMEAMLHDKITEFRKKMTPRELEIFDLRIFSDSPVTLQDIGDRYGISRERVRQVEKNVIKKMRSFFKQEIPDYQAYSQSGE
- a CDS encoding DUF3786 domain-containing protein, producing the protein MPKPKNAITIFQLLDKSNCRECGEKTCMAFAGAVFTGRRHLHECPKLDPKVVEAHSEAVQQAFDAEQNREEYLDQLKNQLKEIDLEAAARRTGGRFENGRLTIKVMGKDFSVTAAGTFSTDIHVNPWVAAPLLYYVLHGKGLSPADDWRSFRELEGGRERYPLFQKRCEEPIKQVADSYTDLFNDMVHIFSGRQVEQQFESDISVVLHPLPKVPLMVCYWLPEEGMQSSLNLFFDRTADQNLDIGSIFSIGAGLAQMFVRMAQRHGFALTL